In Brevibacillus brevis NBRC 100599, a single genomic region encodes these proteins:
- a CDS encoding DUF2634 domain-containing protein yields the protein MFPQLQGTDEIFAQGTELPIPWTYRFDWETKQLRQGPDGRYLRTTTYVEYLEETVKKILHTRRFRYAIYSERYGVDFLSDKGRMRSALSLPVIKAQVQEALEAHSEIERAEVLDIRFEGNRVILYVEIAGIRGSTRMEVDAWQR from the coding sequence ATGTTTCCGCAGTTGCAAGGGACAGATGAGATATTCGCGCAAGGAACCGAGTTGCCCATTCCGTGGACATATCGGTTCGATTGGGAAACGAAGCAGCTAAGGCAGGGACCAGATGGCAGATATTTGCGCACTACGACTTACGTAGAGTACTTGGAGGAGACGGTGAAAAAGATCCTCCATACACGGCGGTTCCGTTATGCGATCTACTCGGAGCGGTATGGCGTGGATTTTTTGTCCGACAAGGGGCGAATGCGGTCTGCATTGTCCTTGCCTGTGATTAAGGCACAAGTGCAAGAAGCGCTGGAAGCGCACAGTGAGATTGAACGCGCGGAGGTGCTTGATATCCGCTTTGAGGGGAATCGGGTTATTTTGTATGTGGAGATTGCTGGGATACGTGGTTCGACGAGAATGGAGGTGGATGCATGGCAACGTTAG
- a CDS encoding baseplate J/gp47 family protein, translated as MATLEKPEMPILRETADQIYQRIANRMAVIAKERGETPPATEEGELFYDLLYPLAEEISDQQQLFEYGFLQRFLPWAEGEYLDANGVFFGLGRHKDEADISYKQRLIDRARTEDGDGRRADYERWARNTEGVGGAVAVEKARHDNSIDVYITNLSGQPAAAELVQQVRTKLEDNRKALHDLNVFPAKVFPISISVRLVVQPEVEVAKVKEQITTLIKAYLKGRSLIVYQQLGALFFVDGVSDFTEYTLNGEKANLTVPADSVSTLSLVVSV; from the coding sequence ATGGCAACGTTAGAGAAGCCGGAAATGCCGATACTTCGGGAGACGGCTGACCAGATTTATCAGAGAATAGCAAATCGGATGGCGGTCATTGCCAAAGAGCGTGGTGAAACTCCACCTGCGACAGAAGAGGGTGAACTGTTTTACGATTTGCTTTATCCATTAGCAGAAGAGATTAGTGATCAGCAGCAGTTATTTGAATATGGCTTTTTACAGCGATTTCTGCCATGGGCTGAAGGGGAATATCTTGACGCAAATGGAGTCTTCTTCGGACTCGGAAGACATAAAGACGAAGCTGACATTTCCTACAAGCAAAGGTTGATAGATAGAGCACGCACAGAAGACGGGGACGGTCGGCGCGCTGACTACGAACGGTGGGCACGGAACACTGAGGGGGTTGGAGGGGCTGTAGCTGTTGAGAAAGCGCGTCACGACAATTCGATTGATGTATATATTACGAACCTAAGTGGTCAGCCGGCGGCTGCAGAGCTAGTTCAGCAAGTACGAACAAAACTAGAAGACAATCGGAAGGCGCTTCACGATCTAAACGTCTTTCCTGCGAAGGTGTTCCCTATCTCTATTTCAGTACGCCTTGTTGTACAGCCAGAAGTGGAGGTTGCGAAAGTGAAGGAGCAAATCACAACACTAATTAAAGCATATCTCAAAGGGCGTTCCCTTATCGTGTATCAACAGTTAGGGGCCCTCTTTTTCGTGGATGGAGTAAGTGATTTTACTGAATACACATTAAACGGTGAAAAGGCAAACCTAACCGTACCAGCGGATTCTGTGTCTACACTGTCATTGGTGGTATCTGTATGA